The nucleotide window AGGTGGATGATGGCGCTGGATCGCGAAGAGGATGGCGTCGTCGCTGATCCGCGGGATGCCGCCATCGAGGCGGGCCTCACCTATGTCGATGCCGACCGTCCGGGACTGACGCGCCGCAGGAGCGGAACCGGTTTTTCCTATCGCGACGCAAAGGGAGAGCCCGTCCGCGACCCCAAGATGCTCCAGCGGATTCGCTCGCTGGCGATCCCGCCTGCCTATACCGACGTCTGGATCTGCCCGCGCGCCAGCGGCCACATCCAGGCGACGGGCCGGGATGCCAAAGGGCGCAAGCAGTACCGCTATCATCCCGATTTTCGACAGGCGCGTGACTCGACGAAGTTCGAGCACATCATGGCCTTCGCCGACGTGCTGCCGGGCATCCGTGCGCGGGTGGACAAGGATATGGCCCGTCGCGGCCTGTGCCGCGACAAGGTGCTCGCCACGGTCGTGCACTTGCTGGAAGCGACGCTGATCCGGGTCGGCAACGACGATTACGCCCGCACCAACAAGAGCTACGGGCTCACCACTTTGCGCGATCCGCACGTGACGATCGAGGGGCCCGAGCTGACCTTCCGCTTCAAGGGTAAGAGCGGCAAGGAATGGAACCTGTCGGTGAA belongs to Methylobacterium sp. 77 and includes:
- a CDS encoding DNA topoisomerase IB, which codes for MALDREEDGVVADPRDAAIEAGLTYVDADRPGLTRRRSGTGFSYRDAKGEPVRDPKMLQRIRSLAIPPAYTDVWICPRASGHIQATGRDAKGRKQYRYHPDFRQARDSTKFEHIMAFADVLPGIRARVDKDMARRGLCRDKVLATVVHLLEATLIRVGNDDYARTNKSYGLTTLRDPHVTIEGPELTFRFKGKSGKEWNLSVKDRRVARIVKSCQDLPGQELFQYIDEEGDRRDVTSADVNAYLREITGQEITAKDFRTWAGTVLAALALQEFEAFDSEAKAKKNLRAAIESVASRLGNTPTICRKCYIHPEVLDGYLEGTLLLQVTDAVENELREDIARLKPEEAAVLGLLRARLETAKGKVSTKRTISTTAKAKASKKAKASKKAAARKPRSRSAKSEATAAA